A single genomic interval of Saccharothrix saharensis harbors:
- a CDS encoding MerR family transcriptional regulator: MRIAELSRRSGVPVATIKYYLREGLLPAGELTSPNQARYSDDHLHRLRLVRAMVELGGLSIAAVREVLGALDDPEKSLHKAMGTISAAVAPPDLGADDEVAHAQVAAFLERQGWVCRPTSYAYKALVGVLATAREVGHERFADLLDGFADAARPLAEADLGYALSAGTKDEALEGVVVGTVLGDAAMAAVRALARRELSGTHQAATNHPCP, from the coding sequence GTGCGCATCGCCGAGTTGAGCCGTCGCAGCGGCGTGCCCGTGGCGACGATCAAGTACTACCTGCGGGAAGGGCTGCTGCCCGCCGGTGAGCTGACCAGCCCCAACCAGGCCAGGTACTCCGACGACCACCTGCACCGGCTGCGGCTCGTGCGGGCCATGGTCGAGCTGGGCGGGTTGTCGATCGCGGCCGTGCGGGAGGTGCTCGGCGCGTTGGACGACCCGGAGAAGTCGTTGCACAAGGCGATGGGCACGATCTCCGCCGCGGTCGCGCCGCCGGACCTCGGTGCGGACGACGAGGTGGCGCACGCGCAGGTGGCCGCGTTCCTGGAGCGGCAGGGCTGGGTGTGCCGGCCCACGTCGTACGCGTACAAGGCGCTGGTGGGCGTGCTGGCGACGGCGCGGGAGGTCGGGCACGAGCGGTTCGCGGACCTGCTCGACGGGTTCGCCGACGCGGCCCGGCCGCTGGCCGAGGCCGACCTGGGTTACGCGCTGAGCGCGGGGACCAAGGACGAGGCGCTGGAGGGCGTCGTAGTGGGGACCGTGCTGGGTGACGCGGCGATGGCGGCCGTCCGCGCGCTGGCCCGCCGCGAGCTGTCCGGCACGCACCAGGCCGCCACCAACCACCCCTGCCCGTGA
- a CDS encoding ABA4-like family protein produces the protein MTGVLFEITFWLTVPFWGLMIFAPKSRLTARTVSSPLIAVPPLAVYAVLVAGHLPELWATMSSPNLDALREFLATASGASAIWAQVIAWDLLIGAWMYREGRRLGLHPVLMGPLLVLTIVLSPFGFGLFLAVRARCDRANRATSVVTGQ, from the coding sequence GTGACCGGAGTGCTGTTCGAGATCACGTTCTGGCTCACCGTCCCGTTCTGGGGCCTGATGATCTTCGCGCCGAAGTCCCGACTCACGGCCAGGACCGTGTCGTCGCCGCTGATCGCGGTGCCGCCGCTGGCCGTCTACGCGGTGCTGGTCGCCGGGCACCTGCCCGAGTTGTGGGCGACGATGAGCAGTCCGAACCTGGACGCGCTCCGGGAGTTCCTGGCCACGGCCTCGGGCGCCTCGGCGATCTGGGCGCAGGTGATCGCGTGGGACCTGCTGATCGGCGCGTGGATGTACCGGGAGGGCCGCCGCCTGGGGCTGCACCCGGTGCTCATGGGCCCGCTGCTGGTGCTGACGATCGTCCTGTCCCCGTTCGGGTTCGGGCTGTTCCTGGCCGTCCGGGCGCGCTGTGACCGAGCGAACAGGGCGACCTCGGTGGTTACCGGCCAGTAA
- a CDS encoding thiolase family protein, producing the protein MAAPEAPARVRNVVFVDGVRTPFGKAGPKGIFAETRADDLVVKVIRELLRRHPELPPERVDEVAIAATTQIGDQGLTIGRTAALLAGLPKSVPGYAVDRMCAGAMTAVTTSASGIAFGAYDVVIAGGVEHMGRHPMGEGVDPNPRFLSDKIVDPSALVMGSTAENLHDRFPHITKERTDAYAAASQAKYADAVKNGKIGPEFVPVATRSAENGWGLATADEPPRPGTTVEDLAKLKTPFRPHGRVTAGNAAGLNDGATGCILAEEETARELGLPVGMRLVGYSFLGVEPEVMGIGPVPATEKALKRAGLTIDDIGLFEINEAFAVQVLAFLDHFGIADDDPRVNQWGGAIATGHPLASSGVRLMTQLSRQFAERPDVRYGITTMCIGIGMGGTVIWENPHWNGESK; encoded by the coding sequence GTGGCCGCACCAGAAGCGCCGGCACGCGTTCGAAACGTGGTCTTCGTGGACGGCGTGCGCACGCCGTTCGGCAAGGCCGGCCCCAAGGGAATCTTCGCGGAGACCCGTGCCGACGACCTGGTCGTCAAGGTGATCCGCGAGCTGCTGCGCCGCCACCCCGAACTGCCGCCGGAGCGCGTCGACGAGGTGGCCATCGCCGCCACCACGCAGATCGGTGACCAGGGCCTGACCATCGGCCGCACCGCGGCGCTGCTCGCGGGCCTGCCGAAGTCGGTGCCCGGCTACGCCGTCGACCGCATGTGCGCGGGTGCGATGACGGCCGTGACGACGTCGGCCAGCGGCATCGCGTTCGGCGCGTACGACGTGGTGATCGCGGGCGGTGTCGAGCACATGGGCCGCCACCCGATGGGCGAGGGCGTCGACCCCAACCCGCGGTTCCTGTCCGACAAGATCGTGGACCCGTCCGCGCTCGTCATGGGCTCGACGGCGGAGAACCTGCACGACCGGTTCCCGCACATCACCAAGGAGCGCACGGACGCGTACGCGGCGGCCTCGCAGGCCAAGTACGCCGACGCGGTGAAGAACGGCAAGATCGGCCCGGAGTTCGTGCCGGTCGCGACCCGGTCCGCCGAGAACGGCTGGGGCCTGGCCACCGCCGACGAGCCGCCGCGCCCCGGCACCACGGTCGAGGACCTGGCGAAGCTGAAGACGCCGTTCCGCCCGCACGGCCGGGTCACCGCGGGCAACGCGGCCGGCTTGAACGACGGCGCGACCGGCTGCATCCTGGCCGAGGAGGAGACCGCCCGCGAGCTCGGCCTGCCGGTCGGCATGCGGCTGGTCGGCTACTCGTTCCTGGGCGTCGAGCCCGAGGTCATGGGCATCGGCCCCGTCCCGGCGACGGAGAAGGCGCTCAAGCGCGCCGGCCTGACCATCGACGACATCGGCCTGTTCGAGATCAACGAGGCGTTCGCCGTGCAGGTGCTCGCCTTCCTCGACCACTTCGGCATCGCCGACGACGACCCGCGGGTCAACCAGTGGGGCGGCGCGATCGCCACCGGCCACCCGCTGGCGTCCTCGGGCGTGCGCCTGATGACCCAGCTGTCGCGGCAGTTCGCCGAGCGCCCCGACGTGCGCTACGGCATCACCACCATGTGCATCGGCATCGGCATGGGCGGGACCGTCATCTGGGAGAACCCGCACTGGAACGGAGAGTCGAAGTGA
- a CDS encoding 3-hydroxyacyl-CoA dehydrogenase NAD-binding domain-containing protein: protein MTALTADEAKALFPDEVVTHARTKLIPVPGLDGQVALITIDNGHDHTRPSTFGPQSLVSLSAAFDEAAAASPVAIAVTGKPFVFAVGADLTAVEGASERSQAVTIGQLGHDVFRKFTESKVPTFAFVNGAVMGGGLELALSCHYRTLASNAAAIALPEVFLGLFPGWGGTQLLPNLIGANDAVTVIFENALNQNKMLNPKQALDLGIADVLFDSADYLEQSLLWLASVVRGDVVPARREIDRGAGWDAAVARARAIVDGKTKGAAPGALKALELLELARANDLDAGYAAETEALADVVMSDELRAGLYSFNLVQKRAKRPAGAPDKSLARKVTKVGIVGAGLMASQMALLFARRLEVPVVLTDIDQARVDKGVGYVHGEIDKLLGKKRVSPDKANRLKALVTGSLDKAAFADADFVIEAVFEDLGVKQKVFAEVEEHVSPEAVLATNTSSLSITEMASGLKHPERVVGFHFFNPVAIMPLLEIVRAGQTDDATLATAFAVGKQLKKSSVLVKDAPAFVVNRLLTRFMGEVVKSIDEGTPFEVADKATEPLGLPMSPLILLQLVGPAVALHVAETMHAAFPDRFGVSENMKAFVAAGKTAVYQWDSTGKQTVDPEVQALWSFGDQPLTGDEVFARALEALAEEIRIMLDEGVVAEAQDIDLCMILGAGWPFWLGGITPYLDRSGISEKVTGKRFLAPGVASVPA from the coding sequence GTGACCGCGTTGACCGCTGACGAGGCCAAGGCCCTGTTCCCCGACGAGGTCGTGACCCACGCCCGCACCAAGCTGATCCCGGTGCCCGGCCTGGACGGCCAGGTCGCCCTGATCACCATCGACAACGGCCACGACCACACCCGGCCGTCCACGTTCGGCCCGCAGTCGCTGGTGAGCCTGAGCGCGGCGTTCGACGAGGCCGCGGCGGCGTCCCCGGTGGCGATCGCGGTCACCGGCAAGCCGTTCGTGTTCGCCGTCGGCGCGGACCTCACCGCCGTCGAGGGTGCTTCCGAGCGCTCGCAGGCCGTGACGATCGGTCAGCTCGGCCACGACGTGTTCCGCAAGTTCACCGAGTCGAAGGTGCCGACCTTCGCGTTCGTCAACGGCGCGGTGATGGGCGGCGGCCTGGAGCTGGCGCTGTCGTGCCACTACCGGACGCTCGCGTCCAACGCGGCGGCCATCGCGCTGCCCGAGGTGTTCCTCGGCCTGTTCCCGGGCTGGGGCGGCACGCAACTGCTGCCCAACCTGATCGGCGCGAACGACGCGGTCACCGTGATCTTCGAGAACGCGTTGAACCAGAACAAGATGCTCAACCCCAAGCAGGCGCTGGACCTGGGCATCGCGGACGTGCTGTTCGACTCGGCCGACTACCTGGAGCAGTCGCTGCTGTGGCTGGCTTCCGTGGTGCGCGGCGACGTCGTGCCCGCTCGGCGCGAGATCGACCGCGGTGCGGGCTGGGACGCCGCCGTCGCGCGGGCCCGCGCGATCGTCGACGGCAAGACGAAGGGCGCGGCGCCGGGTGCGCTGAAGGCGTTGGAGCTGCTGGAGCTGGCGCGCGCCAACGACCTGGACGCCGGGTACGCGGCGGAGACCGAGGCGCTGGCGGACGTCGTGATGAGCGACGAGCTGCGGGCCGGGCTGTACTCGTTCAACCTGGTGCAGAAGCGGGCCAAGCGGCCGGCGGGCGCGCCGGACAAGTCGTTGGCGCGCAAGGTCACCAAGGTCGGCATCGTCGGCGCGGGGCTCATGGCGTCGCAGATGGCGCTGCTGTTCGCGCGGCGCCTCGAGGTGCCGGTGGTGCTCACCGACATCGACCAGGCGCGCGTGGACAAGGGCGTCGGGTACGTGCACGGCGAGATCGACAAGCTGCTGGGCAAGAAGCGGGTGTCGCCGGACAAGGCGAACCGGCTCAAGGCGCTGGTGACCGGATCGCTCGACAAGGCGGCGTTCGCGGACGCGGACTTCGTCATCGAGGCCGTGTTCGAGGACCTGGGCGTGAAGCAGAAGGTCTTCGCCGAGGTCGAGGAGCACGTCTCGCCCGAGGCGGTGCTGGCGACCAACACGTCGTCGCTGTCGATCACCGAGATGGCGTCGGGGCTCAAGCACCCCGAGCGGGTCGTGGGCTTCCACTTCTTCAACCCGGTCGCGATCATGCCGCTGCTGGAGATCGTGCGCGCCGGGCAGACCGACGACGCGACGCTGGCGACCGCGTTCGCGGTGGGCAAGCAGCTGAAGAAGTCGTCCGTGCTGGTGAAGGACGCGCCGGCGTTCGTGGTGAACCGGCTGCTGACCCGCTTCATGGGCGAGGTCGTGAAGTCGATCGACGAGGGCACGCCGTTCGAGGTGGCGGACAAGGCCACCGAGCCGTTGGGCCTGCCGATGTCGCCGCTGATCCTGCTGCAACTCGTCGGTCCCGCCGTGGCGCTGCACGTGGCCGAGACGATGCACGCCGCCTTCCCCGACCGCTTCGGCGTGTCGGAGAACATGAAGGCGTTCGTCGCCGCCGGGAAGACCGCCGTGTACCAGTGGGACTCGACGGGCAAGCAGACCGTCGACCCCGAGGTGCAGGCGCTGTGGTCGTTCGGCGACCAGCCGCTGACCGGTGACGAGGTCTTCGCGCGGGCGCTGGAGGCGCTGGCCGAGGAGATCCGGATCATGCTCGACGAGGGCGTGGTGGCGGAGGCGCAGGACATCGACCTGTGCATGATCCTGGGCGCCGGCTGGCCGTTCTGGCTGGGCGGCATCACCCCCTACCTGGACCGTTCGGGCATCTCCGAGAAGGTGACGGGCAAGCGCTTCCTGGCGCCCGGCGTCGCTTCCGTACCTGCCTGA
- a CDS encoding HNH endonuclease: MPDTAPDRATRLAEAVLRDGDDCTWCRRRFARHVTPTTDHLVPKVKGGPSWLENEVAACRRCNRERGHLSPVDWLTECERRGWHPDRARVTRALESLSRAIADRGGQRRARPYLAAQLRRLTDTAGGRAGGPFKSG; encoded by the coding sequence ATGCCCGACACCGCACCCGACCGCGCGACCCGACTCGCCGAGGCCGTCCTCCGCGACGGCGACGACTGCACGTGGTGCCGCCGCCGGTTCGCCCGTCACGTCACGCCGACCACGGACCACCTGGTGCCGAAGGTCAAGGGCGGCCCGTCGTGGCTGGAGAACGAGGTCGCCGCCTGCCGCCGCTGCAACCGCGAACGCGGCCACCTCTCCCCCGTCGACTGGCTGACCGAGTGCGAACGCCGCGGCTGGCACCCCGACCGGGCCCGGGTGACCAGGGCTCTGGAATCCCTGTCCCGGGCCATCGCGGACCGGGGAGGTCAGCGCCGTGCCCGCCCCTACCTGGCCGCCCAGCTCCGCCGCTTGACGGACACGGCCGGCGGACGTGCGGGCGGTCCCTTCAAGTCCGGCTGA
- a CDS encoding plasmid pRiA4b ORF-3 family protein, with protein sequence MSNDVQPTLSDLRATLADQGAPEEALRLVDAARDVPDAVERLTAAGFVQPVDELAMAFLDGFSPLLEPGCGPLDAELSASEFLGAMAESTDPADFPEMVAAMISDAEATGRPEALALARAFAVLAPPEVRPIAADAADRLVASGLRDPKWAKTVGKPTVGACFGYADPRGAQEGVALTFSYGRKSHVLVLLIDHDLGGLKDCFVSDQPKQIRAGYVHAAAELGFPFREYTPEQARGIVADALEREPCPVEPDQVEDVTTTLALLEQRLELLPEAAPTALDTSVHRLKVTLRGSKPPIWRRVEVLSSTPLVRLHQVIQDLFAWEDYHLWVFDTPEGKYGMPDPELGHGDAATVTLADVARDPKDRVGYLYDFGDAWDHDILVEGVVRAEPGVSYPRCLTGRRAAPPEDSGGIWGYALLCDVLADPEHPEHAERLEWLELNSAADFDPAAFDTDEVNDYLSRQAKVPVKP encoded by the coding sequence GTGTCGAACGACGTCCAGCCCACTCTGTCCGACCTCCGCGCGACGCTGGCTGATCAAGGAGCTCCCGAAGAGGCGTTGCGGCTGGTCGACGCCGCCCGGGACGTGCCCGACGCGGTGGAGCGCCTGACCGCGGCAGGCTTCGTCCAGCCGGTGGACGAGCTCGCGATGGCGTTCCTCGACGGCTTCTCACCGCTGCTGGAGCCGGGTTGTGGACCACTGGACGCCGAGCTGTCCGCTTCCGAGTTCCTGGGCGCGATGGCCGAGAGCACCGATCCCGCGGACTTCCCGGAGATGGTGGCCGCCATGATCTCCGACGCCGAGGCCACGGGCAGGCCGGAAGCCCTCGCACTGGCCAGGGCGTTCGCGGTGCTCGCGCCGCCGGAGGTGCGGCCGATCGCGGCCGATGCCGCCGACCGCCTCGTCGCGAGCGGGCTGCGCGACCCGAAGTGGGCCAAGACGGTGGGCAAGCCGACCGTCGGCGCCTGCTTCGGCTACGCGGACCCGCGCGGCGCTCAAGAGGGGGTGGCGCTGACCTTCTCGTACGGACGCAAGTCGCACGTCCTCGTCCTGTTGATCGACCACGACCTCGGCGGCCTCAAGGACTGCTTCGTCAGCGACCAGCCGAAGCAGATCCGGGCCGGGTACGTCCACGCGGCCGCGGAGCTGGGCTTCCCGTTCCGGGAGTACACGCCCGAACAGGCGCGCGGGATCGTGGCGGACGCGCTCGAACGCGAGCCGTGCCCGGTCGAGCCGGACCAGGTGGAGGACGTGACGACGACCCTGGCGCTGCTCGAACAGCGGCTGGAACTGCTCCCGGAGGCCGCGCCGACCGCCCTCGACACCAGCGTGCACCGGCTGAAGGTCACCCTGCGCGGGTCCAAGCCGCCGATCTGGCGCCGGGTGGAAGTGCTGTCGTCCACGCCGCTGGTGCGCCTGCACCAGGTCATCCAGGACTTGTTCGCCTGGGAGGACTACCACCTCTGGGTCTTCGACACGCCGGAGGGCAAGTACGGGATGCCAGACCCGGAACTCGGCCACGGCGACGCCGCCACCGTGACCCTGGCCGACGTGGCGCGCGACCCCAAGGACCGCGTCGGCTACCTGTACGACTTCGGCGACGCCTGGGACCACGACATCCTGGTGGAGGGCGTCGTCCGAGCCGAACCGGGGGTCTCCTACCCCCGCTGCCTCACCGGCCGCCGTGCCGCACCGCCGGAGGACAGCGGCGGCATCTGGGGCTACGCGCTCCTCTGCGACGTGCTGGCCGACCCCGAGCACCCGGAGCACGCCGAACGGCTGGAGTGGCTCGAACTAAACTCCGCCGCCGACTTCGACCCGGCCGCCTTCGACACCGACGAGGTGAACGACTACCTCTCGCGCCAGGCGAAGGTGCCCGTCAAGCCGTGA
- a CDS encoding GmrSD restriction endonuclease domain-containing protein, with product MPVAKTELEVSELVHRIQRSEIRLPEIQRGYVWKPTQVAKLVESLYRGYPSGSLLFWQTDEAPQTREAAISGSAEKPAVVPLYLLDGQQRVTSLHRVFTDHPQAAIVFNIETEKFQNQSAATAKDPRWIKVYDVLKPEADQWQLVGELHERNPGIAPNEISKRLQKLAAIPGHKFHMEVLRDFPYDEVTQIFVRVNSGGRSLKTSDLALATLSARWPGVLQKLEEEAKHWADRGYGDIDVTFLTRALTGAVLGRGLSAWSHARLVAATDDELDRGWATVRRGLRHLVPLLQNNLGASHSKLLPSMVVLLPLIVLLGEREAEQLDGGTADAILFWFLAATIRNRYSGSTDTRLGQDIPAARTEDPVRRLLDNLGVTGGVSIGPDDLAGRTVGSPYFFLSFLVAKEAGAKDWWGSIGISAAAEGSQALEYHHIHPQATLKSHPEKYSKGEINDLANLAFISGKANRKISHRSPRDYFPTLGDQELTAHLIPVDEDLRDADHYRSFLSARRRLLADAMTDLLERFRPSWLSPASESTDPLSGAVLEFEWYDNTTGDDVLLARARTNSGTWLGTMSAADLEDVVAAAEAGVDGDLVIAGESTPVRVQDELLEVPIGPFVVTGTLPEWRKVLERERGDSRPIAALTQPEAERWEGEQLIFPVISAD from the coding sequence ATGCCTGTTGCCAAGACCGAACTCGAGGTCAGCGAACTCGTGCACCGGATCCAACGCAGCGAGATCAGGCTGCCGGAGATCCAACGCGGCTACGTCTGGAAGCCGACCCAGGTCGCCAAGCTGGTCGAGTCGCTCTACCGCGGCTACCCGTCGGGCTCGCTGCTCTTCTGGCAAACCGACGAGGCACCTCAGACCAGGGAAGCGGCGATCAGCGGTTCGGCCGAAAAGCCCGCTGTCGTACCGCTTTACCTCCTGGATGGCCAACAGCGCGTCACGTCGCTGCACCGGGTCTTCACCGATCACCCGCAGGCCGCCATCGTCTTCAACATCGAGACCGAGAAGTTCCAGAACCAGAGCGCGGCCACGGCCAAGGATCCCCGGTGGATCAAGGTCTACGACGTCCTCAAGCCCGAAGCGGATCAGTGGCAGCTCGTCGGTGAACTGCACGAGCGCAATCCGGGAATTGCCCCGAACGAGATCAGCAAGCGGCTGCAGAAGCTCGCCGCCATCCCCGGTCACAAGTTCCACATGGAGGTGCTGCGGGACTTCCCCTACGACGAGGTCACGCAGATCTTCGTGCGCGTGAACAGCGGGGGCCGCTCGCTGAAGACCTCGGACCTGGCACTCGCGACCCTCTCGGCGCGGTGGCCGGGGGTGCTGCAGAAGTTGGAGGAAGAGGCGAAGCACTGGGCAGACCGCGGTTACGGCGACATCGACGTCACGTTCCTCACCAGGGCCCTCACCGGCGCGGTGCTGGGACGGGGCCTCTCCGCCTGGTCGCACGCACGTCTGGTGGCGGCGACCGACGACGAACTCGACCGCGGCTGGGCCACGGTGCGGCGCGGGCTCCGGCACCTCGTGCCCCTGCTGCAGAACAACCTCGGCGCTTCGCACAGCAAGCTGTTGCCGTCGATGGTCGTCCTGCTGCCACTGATCGTCCTGCTCGGTGAGCGAGAGGCTGAACAGCTGGACGGCGGCACGGCCGACGCCATCCTCTTCTGGTTCCTGGCGGCCACGATCCGCAACCGGTACAGCGGGTCGACCGACACCCGGCTCGGGCAGGACATCCCGGCGGCCCGCACGGAGGACCCGGTGCGTCGACTGCTGGACAACCTGGGCGTAACCGGCGGCGTGTCGATCGGACCGGACGACCTCGCGGGCCGGACCGTCGGCAGCCCGTACTTCTTCCTGAGCTTCCTGGTCGCCAAGGAAGCGGGCGCCAAGGACTGGTGGGGCAGCATCGGCATCTCGGCGGCGGCCGAGGGCAGCCAGGCGCTGGAGTACCACCACATCCACCCGCAGGCCACGCTGAAGAGCCACCCCGAGAAGTACAGCAAGGGCGAGATCAACGACCTGGCCAACCTCGCCTTCATCTCCGGCAAGGCCAACCGGAAGATCAGCCACAGGTCGCCGCGGGACTACTTCCCGACACTGGGCGACCAGGAGCTGACCGCCCACCTCATCCCCGTGGACGAGGACCTGCGGGACGCGGACCACTACCGCTCGTTCCTGAGCGCGCGGCGGCGCCTGCTGGCCGACGCGATGACGGACCTGCTGGAGAGGTTCCGGCCGTCGTGGCTGTCCCCGGCGTCCGAGTCCACCGACCCGCTGTCCGGCGCCGTCCTCGAGTTCGAGTGGTACGACAACACGACAGGTGACGACGTCCTGCTCGCACGGGCACGCACGAACAGCGGCACGTGGTTGGGGACGATGTCCGCCGCCGACCTTGAGGACGTGGTCGCCGCCGCCGAGGCAGGGGTGGACGGCGACCTGGTCATCGCCGGCGAGAGCACCCCCGTCCGGGTCCAGGACGAGCTGCTCGAAGTGCCGATCGGGCCGTTCGTGGTCACCGGCACCCTGCCGGAGTGGCGCAAGGTGCTCGAGCGGGAGCGCGGCGACAGCCGTCCGATCGCGGCTCTCACGCAGCCGGAGGCCGAACGGTGGGAAGGTGAGCAACTGATCTTCCCCGTGATCAGCGCCGACTGA
- a CDS encoding PE domain-containing protein, whose amino-acid sequence MPFMASGGGAGAPAAAGPVTMQVEPGQILALKSRYEAVRDTVRDFLENQRENLRGRPVADDDVSRDAASTFADNAAMAIDVTAKFISQLNLSIDQLDQAAKTYNLVEDVNTVTMQQDRGI is encoded by the coding sequence ATGCCGTTCATGGCGAGCGGTGGCGGAGCCGGCGCTCCGGCAGCCGCCGGACCGGTCACCATGCAGGTCGAGCCGGGCCAGATCCTGGCCCTCAAGTCCCGCTATGAAGCCGTCCGCGACACGGTCCGGGACTTCTTGGAGAACCAGCGCGAGAACCTCCGTGGACGACCAGTGGCCGACGATGACGTGTCACGCGATGCAGCGAGCACCTTCGCGGACAACGCCGCGATGGCAATTGACGTGACCGCGAAGTTCATCTCCCAACTGAACTTGAGCATCGATCAACTCGACCAGGCAGCGAAGACCTACAACCTGGTCGAGGACGTCAACACCGTGACCATGCAGCAGGACAGGGGCATCTGA